One Enterococcus silesiacus genomic window carries:
- a CDS encoding methionine ABC transporter ATP-binding protein, translating into MMTEYIDKISYYLPELSKALSESGIMILISISAALIIGLPLGTFVYLTKKLPTKTNHWLGLLLNGYINIVRSFPFLLFVVALIPFTRLVLKTAFGTYAAALPLSFVAVALYARLVEQVLLEIPNDILELAQSLGSTKFQLIVRFLYVEARSGLVLSLTSVIISMVSYSTVMGVIGGGGIGDFALRYGYQRYEYAVMYTAIVLMIIFVSLIQISGSWLAKKINKK; encoded by the coding sequence ATGATGACTGAATATATTGATAAAATTAGCTATTACCTCCCCGAATTAAGCAAGGCTTTGTCAGAAAGTGGCATCATGATTTTGATTTCGATCAGCGCCGCGCTGATCATTGGCTTACCACTAGGGACTTTTGTCTATTTAACCAAAAAATTACCAACAAAAACGAATCATTGGCTAGGGCTTTTATTAAATGGGTATATCAATATTGTGCGCTCATTTCCATTTTTATTGTTTGTAGTGGCACTAATTCCTTTTACTCGTTTGGTATTAAAGACAGCTTTTGGGACTTATGCAGCAGCATTGCCACTAAGTTTTGTCGCTGTTGCGCTATATGCCCGACTTGTTGAACAAGTATTATTGGAGATTCCAAACGATATTTTAGAGCTTGCCCAATCTTTAGGCAGTACGAAGTTTCAGCTGATTGTCCGTTTTTTATATGTTGAAGCGCGCTCTGGCTTGGTCCTTTCATTGACCTCGGTGATTATCAGCATGGTTTCTTATTCAACGGTTATGGGCGTGATCGGTGGCGGTGGTATCGGTGATTTTGCACTGCGTTATGGTTATCAACGGTATGAATATGCTGTAATGTATACAGCCATTGTACTTATGATTATCTTTGTCAGTTTGATTCAAATTAGCGGTAGTTGGTTAGCGAAAAAAATAAATAAAAAATAA
- a CDS encoding metal ABC transporter ATP-binding protein, producing the protein MITFEQVSKSYSHDGTFVTALDHVDLKIQEHEIFGVIGESGSGKSTLLRMINTLELPSQGQIKIAGTDLMQLSDAQRRQSRKNIGMIFQQFNLLYNQTVNENIGLPLRLNKTYDQQKVREVLEFVRLSDKGNHYPRQLSGGEKQRVGIARALITKPEILLCDEPTSALDGQNAYDVLALLRRINEMFGTTMVIVSHELNLIKQLCNRTAILEHGKVIETLAIQKAQQQPQFSSYYERVRESLG; encoded by the coding sequence ATGATTACATTTGAACAGGTTTCAAAAAGTTACAGTCATGATGGTACTTTCGTTACAGCATTGGATCATGTTGATTTGAAAATTCAGGAGCATGAGATATTTGGCGTAATCGGTGAAAGTGGTTCTGGTAAATCAACATTGTTGCGTATGATCAATACCTTAGAGCTACCAAGCCAAGGGCAGATCAAAATCGCCGGAACTGATTTAATGCAGTTAAGTGATGCACAAAGGCGACAAAGCCGAAAAAATATCGGTATGATTTTTCAACAATTTAATTTACTTTACAATCAAACCGTGAATGAAAACATCGGACTGCCATTACGCTTGAATAAAACCTATGATCAACAGAAAGTCCGGGAAGTTCTGGAATTTGTCCGTTTGTCAGATAAAGGGAACCATTACCCTAGACAGCTGAGCGGTGGTGAAAAACAGCGTGTAGGGATTGCTCGAGCACTGATCACAAAGCCGGAGATTTTGCTTTGTGATGAGCCAACTTCGGCATTGGATGGACAAAATGCGTATGATGTTTTGGCATTGTTGCGGAGAATCAATGAAATGTTTGGGACTACGATGGTCATCGTCAGCCATGAATTAAATTTGATCAAACAATTGTGCAATCGGACGGCAATTTTAGAACATGGCAAAGTTATAGAAACGCTAGCAATTCAAAAAGCACAACAACAGCCACAATTTAGTTCTTATTATGAAAGAGTTCGGGAGAGTTTGGGATGA